In Ailuropoda melanoleuca isolate Jingjing chromosome 11, ASM200744v2, whole genome shotgun sequence, a genomic segment contains:
- the TAS1R3 gene encoding taste receptor type 1 member 3 isoform X9, with the protein MSSPPFYRQLETPGPSGREVLSVAPPVQERGGCRGTWTQAGCKGTTCWVGSSPWARQRMRVSATGHSPMPPCAPEPVVAMKPSLMFMAKAGSCDVAAYCNYTQYQPRVLAVIGPHSSELALITGKFFSFFLMPQVSYGASTDRLSNREIFPSFFRTVPSDRVQAMAMVELLQELGWNWVAAVGSDDEYGRQGLSLFSSLANTRGICIAHEGLVPLPRAGSLRLGTVQGLLHQVNQSSVQVVVLFASARAARTLFSYSIHCRLSPKVWVASEAWLTSDLVMTLPGMARVGTVLGFLQQGAPMPEFPSYVQTRLALAADPAFCASLDAEQPGLEEHVVGPRCPQCDHITLENISVRLLYHRTFAAYAAVYGVAQALHNTLLCDASGCPSREPVRPWQLLENMYNTSFRARGLVLRFDASGNVHMDYDLKLWVWQDPTPVLRTVGAFDGRLKLWHSQLSWHTPGNQPPVSQCSRQCREGQVRRVKGFHSCCYDCVDCKAGSYQRSPDDLLCTQCDQDQWSPDRSTRCFPRRPTFLAWQEPAVLVLLILLGLALGLVLAALGLFIWHWDSPLVQASGGPRACFGLACLGLVCLSVLLFPGQPGPASCLAQQPLLHLPLTGCLSTLFLQAAQIFVGSELPPSWAEQLRGCLQGPWAWMVVLLALLAEAALCAWYLVVFPPEVVTDWWVLPTEALVHCRVRSWISFGLVHATNAVLAFLCFLGTFLVQSRPGHYNGARGLTFAMLAYFITWISFVPLFANVHVAYQPTVQMGAILLCALGILATFHLPKCYLLLWRPELNTPEFFLGDDAGGQGSSGTGGKETQGKSK; encoded by the exons ATGTcgtcacccccattttacag GCAGCTGGAGACCCCAGGACCCTCTGGCAGGGAAGTCCTGAGTGTCGCTCCTCCTGTCCAGGAACGGGGTGGCTGCAGAGGGACGTGGACACAGGCAG GATGCAAGGGGACTACGTGCTGGGTGGGCTCTTCCCCCTGGGCTCGGCAGAGGATGCGGGTCTCGGCGACAGGACACAGCCCAATGCCACCGTGTGCACCAG AGCCCGTGGTGGCCATGAAGCCCAGCCTCATGTTCATGGCGAAAGCGGGCAGCTGCGACGTTGCCGCCTACTGCAATTACACGCAGTACCAGCCCCGCGTGCTGGCTGTCATCGGACCCCACTCGTCCGAGCTCGCCCTCATCACCGGCAAGTTCTTCAGCTTCTTCCTCATGCCTCAG GTCAGCTATGGTGCCAGCACCGACCGGCTGAGCAACCGGGAGATCTTCCCGTCCTTCTTCCGCACGGTGCCCAGCGACCGCGTGCAGGCCATGGCGATGGTGGAGCTGCTGCAGGAGCTCGGCTGGAACTGGGTGGCCGCGGTGGGCAGTGACGACGAGTACGGCCGGCAGGGCCTGAGCCTCTTCTCCAGCCTGGCCAACACACGGGGCATCTGCATCGCGCACGAGGGCCTGGTGCCGCTGCCACGCGCGGGCAGCCTGCGGCTGGGCACCGTCCAGGGCCTGCTGCACCAGGTGAACCAGAGCAGTGTGCAGGTGGTGGTGCTGTTCGCCTCCGCCCGTGCTGCCCGCACCCTCTTCAGCTACAGCATCCACTGCAGGCTCTCGCCCAAGGTGTGGGTGGCCAGTGAGGCCTGGCTGACCTCGGACCTGGTCATGACGCTGCCCGGCATGGCCAGGGTGGGCACTGTGCTCGGCTTCCTGCAGCAGGGCGCCCCGATGCCCGAGTTCCCGTCCTATGTGCAGACCCGCCTGGCCCTGGCTGCCGACCCCGCCTTCTGTGCCTCACTGGACGCTGAGCAGCCAGGCCTGGAGGAGCACGTGGTGGGCCCACGCTGCCCCCAGTGCGACCACATCACGCTAGAGAACATATCTGTGAGGCTGCTGTACCACCGGACCTTTGCTGCCTACGCGGCCGTGTATGGCGTGGCCCAGGCCCTCCACAACACGCTGCTCTGCGACGCGTCAGGCTGCCCCTCGCGGGAGCCTGTGCGGCCCTGGCAG ctcctggagaaCATGTACAACACAAGCTTCCGTGCCCGCGGCCTGGTGCTGCGGTTCGATGCCAGCGGGAACGTGCACATGGATTATGACCTGAAGCTGTGGGTGTGGCAGGACCCGACGCCCGTGTTGCGCACCGTAGGAGCCTTCGATGGCCGCCTGAAGCTCTGGCACTCCCAGCTGTCCTGGCACACGCCAGGGAACCAG CCGCCCGTGTCCCAGTGCTCCCGGCAGTGCAGGGAGGGCCAGGTACGCCGAGTGAAGGGCTTCCACTCCTGCTGTTACGACTGCGTGGACTGCAAGGCCGGCAGCTATCAGCGCAGCCCAG ATGACCTCCTCTGCACCCAGTGTGACCAGGACCAGTGGTCCCCGGACCGGAGCACACGCTGCTTTCCCCGCAGGCCCACATTCCTGGCATGGCAGGAGCCAGCCGTGCTGGTACTGCTTATACTGCTGGGTCTGGCACTGGGCCTGGTGCTGGCGGCCCTGGGGCTCTTCATCTGGCACTGGGACAGCCCACTGGTGCAGGCCTCAGGTGGGCCACGGGCCTGCTTTGGCCTGGCCTGCCTGGGCCTTGTCTGCCTCAGCGTCCTCCTGTTCCCTGGCCAGCCGGGCCCTGCCAGCTGCCTGGCCCAGCAGCCACTGCTCCACCTTCCACTCACTGGCTGCCTGAGCACGCTTTTCCTGCAAGCAGCCCAGATATTTGTGGGTTCAGAGCTGCCACCAAGCTGGGCAGAGCAGCTGCGTGGCTGCCTGCAGGGGCCCTGGGCCTGGATGGTGGTGCTGCTTGCTCTGCTGGCGGAAGCAGCATTATGTGCCTGGTACCTGGTGGTCTTCCCACCAGAGGTGGTGACGGACTGGTGGGTGCTGCCCACAGAGGCGCTGGTGCACTGCCGCGTGCGCTCCTGGATCAGCTTCGGCCTGGTGCATGCCACCAATGCCGTGCTGGCCTTCCTCTGCTTCCTGGGCACTTTCTTGGTGCAGAGCCGGCCAGGCCACTACAATGGCGCCCGCGGCCTCACTTTTGCCATGCTGGCCTACTTCATCACCTGGATCTCCTTCGTGCCCCTCTTTGCCAATGTGCATGTGGCCTACCAGCCCACGGTGCAGATGGGCGCCATCCTCCTCTGTGCCCTGGGCATCCTGGCCACCTTCCACCTGCCCAAGTGCTACCTGCTGCTGTGGCGGCCGGAGCTCAACACCCCTGAGTTCTTCCTGGGAGATGATGCCGGAGGACAGGGCAGCAGTGGTACTGGGGGGAAGGAGACTCAGGGCAAAAGCAAGTGA
- the TAS1R3 gene encoding taste receptor type 1 member 3 isoform X10 — MSSPPFYSSGCKGTTCWVGSSPWARQRMRVSATGHSPMPPCAPEPVVAMKPSLMFMAKAGSCDVAAYCNYTQYQPRVLAVIGPHSSELALITGKFFSFFLMPQVSYGASTDRLSNREIFPSFFRTVPSDRVQAMAMVELLQELGWNWVAAVGSDDEYGRQGLSLFSSLANTRGICIAHEGLVPLPRAGSLRLGTVQGLLHQVNQSSVQVVVLFASARAARTLFSYSIHCRLSPKVWVASEAWLTSDLVMTLPGMARVGTVLGFLQQGAPMPEFPSYVQTRLALAADPAFCASLDAEQPGLEEHVVGPRCPQCDHITLENISVRLLYHRTFAAYAAVYGVAQALHNTLLCDASGCPSREPVRPWQLLENMYNTSFRARGLVLRFDASGNVHMDYDLKLWVWQDPTPVLRTVGAFDGRLKLWHSQLSWHTPGNQPPVSQCSRQCREGQVRRVKGFHSCCYDCVDCKAGSYQRSPDDLLCTQCDQDQWSPDRSTRCFPRRPTFLAWQEPAVLVLLILLGLALGLVLAALGLFIWHWDSPLVQASGGPRACFGLACLGLVCLSVLLFPGQPGPASCLAQQPLLHLPLTGCLSTLFLQAAQIFVGSELPPSWAEQLRGCLQGPWAWMVVLLALLAEAALCAWYLVVFPPEVVTDWWVLPTEALVHCRVRSWISFGLVHATNAVLAFLCFLGTFLVQSRPGHYNGARGLTFAMLAYFITWISFVPLFANVHVAYQPTVQMGAILLCALGILATFHLPKCYLLLWRPELNTPEFFLGDDAGGQGSSGTGGKETQGKSK, encoded by the exons ATGTcgtcacccccattttacag CTCAGGATGCAAGGGGACTACGTGCTGGGTGGGCTCTTCCCCCTGGGCTCGGCAGAGGATGCGGGTCTCGGCGACAGGACACAGCCCAATGCCACCGTGTGCACCAG AGCCCGTGGTGGCCATGAAGCCCAGCCTCATGTTCATGGCGAAAGCGGGCAGCTGCGACGTTGCCGCCTACTGCAATTACACGCAGTACCAGCCCCGCGTGCTGGCTGTCATCGGACCCCACTCGTCCGAGCTCGCCCTCATCACCGGCAAGTTCTTCAGCTTCTTCCTCATGCCTCAG GTCAGCTATGGTGCCAGCACCGACCGGCTGAGCAACCGGGAGATCTTCCCGTCCTTCTTCCGCACGGTGCCCAGCGACCGCGTGCAGGCCATGGCGATGGTGGAGCTGCTGCAGGAGCTCGGCTGGAACTGGGTGGCCGCGGTGGGCAGTGACGACGAGTACGGCCGGCAGGGCCTGAGCCTCTTCTCCAGCCTGGCCAACACACGGGGCATCTGCATCGCGCACGAGGGCCTGGTGCCGCTGCCACGCGCGGGCAGCCTGCGGCTGGGCACCGTCCAGGGCCTGCTGCACCAGGTGAACCAGAGCAGTGTGCAGGTGGTGGTGCTGTTCGCCTCCGCCCGTGCTGCCCGCACCCTCTTCAGCTACAGCATCCACTGCAGGCTCTCGCCCAAGGTGTGGGTGGCCAGTGAGGCCTGGCTGACCTCGGACCTGGTCATGACGCTGCCCGGCATGGCCAGGGTGGGCACTGTGCTCGGCTTCCTGCAGCAGGGCGCCCCGATGCCCGAGTTCCCGTCCTATGTGCAGACCCGCCTGGCCCTGGCTGCCGACCCCGCCTTCTGTGCCTCACTGGACGCTGAGCAGCCAGGCCTGGAGGAGCACGTGGTGGGCCCACGCTGCCCCCAGTGCGACCACATCACGCTAGAGAACATATCTGTGAGGCTGCTGTACCACCGGACCTTTGCTGCCTACGCGGCCGTGTATGGCGTGGCCCAGGCCCTCCACAACACGCTGCTCTGCGACGCGTCAGGCTGCCCCTCGCGGGAGCCTGTGCGGCCCTGGCAG ctcctggagaaCATGTACAACACAAGCTTCCGTGCCCGCGGCCTGGTGCTGCGGTTCGATGCCAGCGGGAACGTGCACATGGATTATGACCTGAAGCTGTGGGTGTGGCAGGACCCGACGCCCGTGTTGCGCACCGTAGGAGCCTTCGATGGCCGCCTGAAGCTCTGGCACTCCCAGCTGTCCTGGCACACGCCAGGGAACCAG CCGCCCGTGTCCCAGTGCTCCCGGCAGTGCAGGGAGGGCCAGGTACGCCGAGTGAAGGGCTTCCACTCCTGCTGTTACGACTGCGTGGACTGCAAGGCCGGCAGCTATCAGCGCAGCCCAG ATGACCTCCTCTGCACCCAGTGTGACCAGGACCAGTGGTCCCCGGACCGGAGCACACGCTGCTTTCCCCGCAGGCCCACATTCCTGGCATGGCAGGAGCCAGCCGTGCTGGTACTGCTTATACTGCTGGGTCTGGCACTGGGCCTGGTGCTGGCGGCCCTGGGGCTCTTCATCTGGCACTGGGACAGCCCACTGGTGCAGGCCTCAGGTGGGCCACGGGCCTGCTTTGGCCTGGCCTGCCTGGGCCTTGTCTGCCTCAGCGTCCTCCTGTTCCCTGGCCAGCCGGGCCCTGCCAGCTGCCTGGCCCAGCAGCCACTGCTCCACCTTCCACTCACTGGCTGCCTGAGCACGCTTTTCCTGCAAGCAGCCCAGATATTTGTGGGTTCAGAGCTGCCACCAAGCTGGGCAGAGCAGCTGCGTGGCTGCCTGCAGGGGCCCTGGGCCTGGATGGTGGTGCTGCTTGCTCTGCTGGCGGAAGCAGCATTATGTGCCTGGTACCTGGTGGTCTTCCCACCAGAGGTGGTGACGGACTGGTGGGTGCTGCCCACAGAGGCGCTGGTGCACTGCCGCGTGCGCTCCTGGATCAGCTTCGGCCTGGTGCATGCCACCAATGCCGTGCTGGCCTTCCTCTGCTTCCTGGGCACTTTCTTGGTGCAGAGCCGGCCAGGCCACTACAATGGCGCCCGCGGCCTCACTTTTGCCATGCTGGCCTACTTCATCACCTGGATCTCCTTCGTGCCCCTCTTTGCCAATGTGCATGTGGCCTACCAGCCCACGGTGCAGATGGGCGCCATCCTCCTCTGTGCCCTGGGCATCCTGGCCACCTTCCACCTGCCCAAGTGCTACCTGCTGCTGTGGCGGCCGGAGCTCAACACCCCTGAGTTCTTCCTGGGAGATGATGCCGGAGGACAGGGCAGCAGTGGTACTGGGGGGAAGGAGACTCAGGGCAAAAGCAAGTGA
- the TAS1R3 gene encoding taste receptor type 1 member 3 isoform X3 → MESRLAGWPLNLQPTPCPQPPTPNSPPQGWERCFCTHSSGHWYLPQAAGDPRTLWQGSPECRSSCPGTGWLQRDVDTGSSGCKGTTCWVGSSPWARQRMRVSATGHSPMPPCAPEPVVAMKPSLMFMAKAGSCDVAAYCNYTQYQPRVLAVIGPHSSELALITGKFFSFFLMPQVSYGASTDRLSNREIFPSFFRTVPSDRVQAMAMVELLQELGWNWVAAVGSDDEYGRQGLSLFSSLANTRGICIAHEGLVPLPRAGSLRLGTVQGLLHQVNQSSVQVVVLFASARAARTLFSYSIHCRLSPKVWVASEAWLTSDLVMTLPGMARVGTVLGFLQQGAPMPEFPSYVQTRLALAADPAFCASLDAEQPGLEEHVVGPRCPQCDHITLENISVRLLYHRTFAAYAAVYGVAQALHNTLLCDASGCPSREPVRPWQLLENMYNTSFRARGLVLRFDASGNVHMDYDLKLWVWQDPTPVLRTVGAFDGRLKLWHSQLSWHTPGNQPPVSQCSRQCREGQVRRVKGFHSCCYDCVDCKAGSYQRSPDDLLCTQCDQDQWSPDRSTRCFPRRPTFLAWQEPAVLVLLILLGLALGLVLAALGLFIWHWDSPLVQASGGPRACFGLACLGLVCLSVLLFPGQPGPASCLAQQPLLHLPLTGCLSTLFLQAAQIFVGSELPPSWAEQLRGCLQGPWAWMVVLLALLAEAALCAWYLVVFPPEVVTDWWVLPTEALVHCRVRSWISFGLVHATNAVLAFLCFLGTFLVQSRPGHYNGARGLTFAMLAYFITWISFVPLFANVHVAYQPTVQMGAILLCALGILATFHLPKCYLLLWRPELNTPEFFLGDDAGGQGSSGTGGKETQGKSK, encoded by the exons ATGGAgagcaggctggctggctggccccTGAACCTGcagcccaccccctgcccccaacccccgaCTCCTAACAGtcctccccagggctgggagaggtgTTTCTGTACCCACTCCTCGGGGCACTGGTACCTCCCACAGGCAGCTGGAGACCCCAGGACCCTCTGGCAGGGAAGTCCTGAGTGTCGCTCCTCCTGTCCAGGAACGGGGTGGCTGCAGAGGGACGTGGACACAGGCAG CTCAGGATGCAAGGGGACTACGTGCTGGGTGGGCTCTTCCCCCTGGGCTCGGCAGAGGATGCGGGTCTCGGCGACAGGACACAGCCCAATGCCACCGTGTGCACCAG AGCCCGTGGTGGCCATGAAGCCCAGCCTCATGTTCATGGCGAAAGCGGGCAGCTGCGACGTTGCCGCCTACTGCAATTACACGCAGTACCAGCCCCGCGTGCTGGCTGTCATCGGACCCCACTCGTCCGAGCTCGCCCTCATCACCGGCAAGTTCTTCAGCTTCTTCCTCATGCCTCAG GTCAGCTATGGTGCCAGCACCGACCGGCTGAGCAACCGGGAGATCTTCCCGTCCTTCTTCCGCACGGTGCCCAGCGACCGCGTGCAGGCCATGGCGATGGTGGAGCTGCTGCAGGAGCTCGGCTGGAACTGGGTGGCCGCGGTGGGCAGTGACGACGAGTACGGCCGGCAGGGCCTGAGCCTCTTCTCCAGCCTGGCCAACACACGGGGCATCTGCATCGCGCACGAGGGCCTGGTGCCGCTGCCACGCGCGGGCAGCCTGCGGCTGGGCACCGTCCAGGGCCTGCTGCACCAGGTGAACCAGAGCAGTGTGCAGGTGGTGGTGCTGTTCGCCTCCGCCCGTGCTGCCCGCACCCTCTTCAGCTACAGCATCCACTGCAGGCTCTCGCCCAAGGTGTGGGTGGCCAGTGAGGCCTGGCTGACCTCGGACCTGGTCATGACGCTGCCCGGCATGGCCAGGGTGGGCACTGTGCTCGGCTTCCTGCAGCAGGGCGCCCCGATGCCCGAGTTCCCGTCCTATGTGCAGACCCGCCTGGCCCTGGCTGCCGACCCCGCCTTCTGTGCCTCACTGGACGCTGAGCAGCCAGGCCTGGAGGAGCACGTGGTGGGCCCACGCTGCCCCCAGTGCGACCACATCACGCTAGAGAACATATCTGTGAGGCTGCTGTACCACCGGACCTTTGCTGCCTACGCGGCCGTGTATGGCGTGGCCCAGGCCCTCCACAACACGCTGCTCTGCGACGCGTCAGGCTGCCCCTCGCGGGAGCCTGTGCGGCCCTGGCAG ctcctggagaaCATGTACAACACAAGCTTCCGTGCCCGCGGCCTGGTGCTGCGGTTCGATGCCAGCGGGAACGTGCACATGGATTATGACCTGAAGCTGTGGGTGTGGCAGGACCCGACGCCCGTGTTGCGCACCGTAGGAGCCTTCGATGGCCGCCTGAAGCTCTGGCACTCCCAGCTGTCCTGGCACACGCCAGGGAACCAG CCGCCCGTGTCCCAGTGCTCCCGGCAGTGCAGGGAGGGCCAGGTACGCCGAGTGAAGGGCTTCCACTCCTGCTGTTACGACTGCGTGGACTGCAAGGCCGGCAGCTATCAGCGCAGCCCAG ATGACCTCCTCTGCACCCAGTGTGACCAGGACCAGTGGTCCCCGGACCGGAGCACACGCTGCTTTCCCCGCAGGCCCACATTCCTGGCATGGCAGGAGCCAGCCGTGCTGGTACTGCTTATACTGCTGGGTCTGGCACTGGGCCTGGTGCTGGCGGCCCTGGGGCTCTTCATCTGGCACTGGGACAGCCCACTGGTGCAGGCCTCAGGTGGGCCACGGGCCTGCTTTGGCCTGGCCTGCCTGGGCCTTGTCTGCCTCAGCGTCCTCCTGTTCCCTGGCCAGCCGGGCCCTGCCAGCTGCCTGGCCCAGCAGCCACTGCTCCACCTTCCACTCACTGGCTGCCTGAGCACGCTTTTCCTGCAAGCAGCCCAGATATTTGTGGGTTCAGAGCTGCCACCAAGCTGGGCAGAGCAGCTGCGTGGCTGCCTGCAGGGGCCCTGGGCCTGGATGGTGGTGCTGCTTGCTCTGCTGGCGGAAGCAGCATTATGTGCCTGGTACCTGGTGGTCTTCCCACCAGAGGTGGTGACGGACTGGTGGGTGCTGCCCACAGAGGCGCTGGTGCACTGCCGCGTGCGCTCCTGGATCAGCTTCGGCCTGGTGCATGCCACCAATGCCGTGCTGGCCTTCCTCTGCTTCCTGGGCACTTTCTTGGTGCAGAGCCGGCCAGGCCACTACAATGGCGCCCGCGGCCTCACTTTTGCCATGCTGGCCTACTTCATCACCTGGATCTCCTTCGTGCCCCTCTTTGCCAATGTGCATGTGGCCTACCAGCCCACGGTGCAGATGGGCGCCATCCTCCTCTGTGCCCTGGGCATCCTGGCCACCTTCCACCTGCCCAAGTGCTACCTGCTGCTGTGGCGGCCGGAGCTCAACACCCCTGAGTTCTTCCTGGGAGATGATGCCGGAGGACAGGGCAGCAGTGGTACTGGGGGGAAGGAGACTCAGGGCAAAAGCAAGTGA
- the TAS1R3 gene encoding taste receptor type 1 member 3 isoform X1: MESRLAGWPLNLQPTPCPQPPTPNSPPQGWERCFCTHSSGHWYLPQAAGDPRTLWQGSPECRSSCPGTGWLQRDVDTGRMQGDYVLGGLFPLGSAEDAGLGDRTQPNATVCTRFSALGLLWALAVKMAVEEINNGSALLPGLHLGYDLFDTCSEPVVAMKPSLMFMAKAGSCDVAAYCNYTQYQPRVLAVIGPHSSELALITGKFFSFFLMPQVSYGASTDRLSNREIFPSFFRTVPSDRVQAMAMVELLQELGWNWVAAVGSDDEYGRQGLSLFSSLANTRGICIAHEGLVPLPRAGSLRLGTVQGLLHQVNQSSVQVVVLFASARAARTLFSYSIHCRLSPKVWVASEAWLTSDLVMTLPGMARVGTVLGFLQQGAPMPEFPSYVQTRLALAADPAFCASLDAEQPGLEEHVVGPRCPQCDHITLENISVRLLYHRTFAAYAAVYGVAQALHNTLLCDASGCPSREPVRPWQLLENMYNTSFRARGLVLRFDASGNVHMDYDLKLWVWQDPTPVLRTVGAFDGRLKLWHSQLSWHTPGNQPPVSQCSRQCREGQVRRVKGFHSCCYDCVDCKAGSYQRSPDDLLCTQCDQDQWSPDRSTRCFPRRPTFLAWQEPAVLVLLILLGLALGLVLAALGLFIWHWDSPLVQASGGPRACFGLACLGLVCLSVLLFPGQPGPASCLAQQPLLHLPLTGCLSTLFLQAAQIFVGSELPPSWAEQLRGCLQGPWAWMVVLLALLAEAALCAWYLVVFPPEVVTDWWVLPTEALVHCRVRSWISFGLVHATNAVLAFLCFLGTFLVQSRPGHYNGARGLTFAMLAYFITWISFVPLFANVHVAYQPTVQMGAILLCALGILATFHLPKCYLLLWRPELNTPEFFLGDDAGGQGSSGTGGKETQGKSK, translated from the exons ATGGAgagcaggctggctggctggccccTGAACCTGcagcccaccccctgcccccaacccccgaCTCCTAACAGtcctccccagggctgggagaggtgTTTCTGTACCCACTCCTCGGGGCACTGGTACCTCCCACAGGCAGCTGGAGACCCCAGGACCCTCTGGCAGGGAAGTCCTGAGTGTCGCTCCTCCTGTCCAGGAACGGGGTGGCTGCAGAGGGACGTGGACACAGGCAG GATGCAAGGGGACTACGTGCTGGGTGGGCTCTTCCCCCTGGGCTCGGCAGAGGATGCGGGTCTCGGCGACAGGACACAGCCCAATGCCACCGTGTGCACCAG GTTCTCGGCCCTTGGCCTGCTCTGGGCGCTGGCCGTGAAGATGGCTGTGGAGGAGATCAACAATGGGTCTGCCCTGCTGCCGGGGCTGCACCTGGGCTACGACCTCTTTGACACGTGTTCAGAGCCCGTGGTGGCCATGAAGCCCAGCCTCATGTTCATGGCGAAAGCGGGCAGCTGCGACGTTGCCGCCTACTGCAATTACACGCAGTACCAGCCCCGCGTGCTGGCTGTCATCGGACCCCACTCGTCCGAGCTCGCCCTCATCACCGGCAAGTTCTTCAGCTTCTTCCTCATGCCTCAG GTCAGCTATGGTGCCAGCACCGACCGGCTGAGCAACCGGGAGATCTTCCCGTCCTTCTTCCGCACGGTGCCCAGCGACCGCGTGCAGGCCATGGCGATGGTGGAGCTGCTGCAGGAGCTCGGCTGGAACTGGGTGGCCGCGGTGGGCAGTGACGACGAGTACGGCCGGCAGGGCCTGAGCCTCTTCTCCAGCCTGGCCAACACACGGGGCATCTGCATCGCGCACGAGGGCCTGGTGCCGCTGCCACGCGCGGGCAGCCTGCGGCTGGGCACCGTCCAGGGCCTGCTGCACCAGGTGAACCAGAGCAGTGTGCAGGTGGTGGTGCTGTTCGCCTCCGCCCGTGCTGCCCGCACCCTCTTCAGCTACAGCATCCACTGCAGGCTCTCGCCCAAGGTGTGGGTGGCCAGTGAGGCCTGGCTGACCTCGGACCTGGTCATGACGCTGCCCGGCATGGCCAGGGTGGGCACTGTGCTCGGCTTCCTGCAGCAGGGCGCCCCGATGCCCGAGTTCCCGTCCTATGTGCAGACCCGCCTGGCCCTGGCTGCCGACCCCGCCTTCTGTGCCTCACTGGACGCTGAGCAGCCAGGCCTGGAGGAGCACGTGGTGGGCCCACGCTGCCCCCAGTGCGACCACATCACGCTAGAGAACATATCTGTGAGGCTGCTGTACCACCGGACCTTTGCTGCCTACGCGGCCGTGTATGGCGTGGCCCAGGCCCTCCACAACACGCTGCTCTGCGACGCGTCAGGCTGCCCCTCGCGGGAGCCTGTGCGGCCCTGGCAG ctcctggagaaCATGTACAACACAAGCTTCCGTGCCCGCGGCCTGGTGCTGCGGTTCGATGCCAGCGGGAACGTGCACATGGATTATGACCTGAAGCTGTGGGTGTGGCAGGACCCGACGCCCGTGTTGCGCACCGTAGGAGCCTTCGATGGCCGCCTGAAGCTCTGGCACTCCCAGCTGTCCTGGCACACGCCAGGGAACCAG CCGCCCGTGTCCCAGTGCTCCCGGCAGTGCAGGGAGGGCCAGGTACGCCGAGTGAAGGGCTTCCACTCCTGCTGTTACGACTGCGTGGACTGCAAGGCCGGCAGCTATCAGCGCAGCCCAG ATGACCTCCTCTGCACCCAGTGTGACCAGGACCAGTGGTCCCCGGACCGGAGCACACGCTGCTTTCCCCGCAGGCCCACATTCCTGGCATGGCAGGAGCCAGCCGTGCTGGTACTGCTTATACTGCTGGGTCTGGCACTGGGCCTGGTGCTGGCGGCCCTGGGGCTCTTCATCTGGCACTGGGACAGCCCACTGGTGCAGGCCTCAGGTGGGCCACGGGCCTGCTTTGGCCTGGCCTGCCTGGGCCTTGTCTGCCTCAGCGTCCTCCTGTTCCCTGGCCAGCCGGGCCCTGCCAGCTGCCTGGCCCAGCAGCCACTGCTCCACCTTCCACTCACTGGCTGCCTGAGCACGCTTTTCCTGCAAGCAGCCCAGATATTTGTGGGTTCAGAGCTGCCACCAAGCTGGGCAGAGCAGCTGCGTGGCTGCCTGCAGGGGCCCTGGGCCTGGATGGTGGTGCTGCTTGCTCTGCTGGCGGAAGCAGCATTATGTGCCTGGTACCTGGTGGTCTTCCCACCAGAGGTGGTGACGGACTGGTGGGTGCTGCCCACAGAGGCGCTGGTGCACTGCCGCGTGCGCTCCTGGATCAGCTTCGGCCTGGTGCATGCCACCAATGCCGTGCTGGCCTTCCTCTGCTTCCTGGGCACTTTCTTGGTGCAGAGCCGGCCAGGCCACTACAATGGCGCCCGCGGCCTCACTTTTGCCATGCTGGCCTACTTCATCACCTGGATCTCCTTCGTGCCCCTCTTTGCCAATGTGCATGTGGCCTACCAGCCCACGGTGCAGATGGGCGCCATCCTCCTCTGTGCCCTGGGCATCCTGGCCACCTTCCACCTGCCCAAGTGCTACCTGCTGCTGTGGCGGCCGGAGCTCAACACCCCTGAGTTCTTCCTGGGAGATGATGCCGGAGGACAGGGCAGCAGTGGTACTGGGGGGAAGGAGACTCAGGGCAAAAGCAAGTGA